The genomic segment atctacaccagtggttctcaacctggggtccccagatgattttggcctacaacttccagaaatcccagccagtttaccagctgttaggatttctgggagttgaaggccaaaaatatatggggaccccaggttgagaaccactgatctacatgaagccgctgggagagatcatccggagttttggagttcaatgtcatctgtacacagatgatatccaactctatcactccttcccgcctctgctaaggaggctgttcagggcTGCtcaggtgcttggcagctgtgatggtctggatgagggcaaactagttgaaattgaatccagaaaagacagaggtacccctggtcagtcacaaggccgaacagggtatagggttacagcttgtgttggacagggttaaaccccccccccccctcaagacATAGGTTCGCAGaatgggagttctcctggactcatcgctgagcctggaaccccaggtttcggtggtTGCTGGGGGAGCATTCGTACAATTAAATCTTTCCCATTTTGTCGTCTTGGAGGCTTGTCCTTGGTTCCggccatctccctgctgaagagcttaGTTCATAAACTTCCCCCCTTTTTGATGAATCGCTGgcatttttgatttttaaaagcagtacgcattaatctactcacattttttgcTTTCGAATCTCTAGGTAGGcgaaagctgggctaaaggtcaggagctcaccctgacccgggcttcgaactgccaaccttttgactggcaagatttactgcagctggtggttaacctacTATGCTGAAGTCAGCTTACAGTTTATTATCTCAGAaacctctctctgtgtgttttggtACCTACTTCCTAAAGGCAAATATTTTTACTCACATCTGTTTAATACAAGTGGGTTTTTAGGCGGTTGAGGGTAGGAAGATATGTTTTTTCTCAAATTTTCTGTTctcattaatattatattgtgaatattattatattgatatacTTTTATTCCTgtctttaatcctgttttaatactGTAATTTGTTCATTTAGgtttcaatattattatcttACATTATTATTTGTACCTATCATTGATGTTTTGAGTTGCCTTCTTATATTTATGTGAAGTTTGAACTTTCTTATTCAGAAAAATGAAGATGATTTCTCTTGGCTGGATATGCATGCCTTTTACCCTTTTGGCCATCTGTGTTGATGGTGGATCAGCCGCAAGTGCTTGCAAAATCACAGAGGAGAAGGCAGACTGCAGCCATTTAAAGCTGGTGCAAATCCCCTCCGATCTCCCCAGCAATATCACAGCTTTGGATATTTCTCACAACCAGCTCAGAACTCTGCCGCCTGCAAACCTAACCAAGTATGGCCAGCTCATCTACTTAGACGTAGGATTCAACACCatctctaaactgcagtcaccgcTGTGCTTGACTTTGCCTTTGTTAAAAGTTTTGAATCTGGAACATAATCAGTTGCATGCCTTTCCAGACAAAGCTTTTACCTCCTGTGACAATCTGAGGGAGCTTAATTTGGGATCCAACATACTGGATGTAAAAAATGAACCTTTCAAATATCTGAAGGTAAGAGATCgtgtttgctttttgttttgtaggtGAGAATCATTGGTGTCATCCCTTGACGTAGATTTTGCATCACAaagcgatttatttatttatttttatttacagtatttatattccgcccttctcaccccgaaggggactcagggcggatcacattatacacatatagggcaaagattcaatgcccatatacacatagaaccgagacagagacagatgcagaggcaatttaaccttctcctgaggggatgttcgattctggccacggggggagcagctgcttcatcatccactctgaccacacttcctcattccaacgttgtaaattagttaaatttgcctccccactttttataagtggtaccttatctcctacttgatagatgcaactatctttcgggttgctaggttagcaacgagcaggggctattttttatttttaattgacgggtgctcacccccgccactggctggcctcgaactcatgacctcatggtcagagtgatttattgcagcaggctgctcaccagcctgcgccacagcccggccccctcatCCAGGGCAGGATCCTCTGTGCCATTTCTGTCCGTCAACTCCTTTTTTCCTGTCCATTTGAGATCTGTTTTTATTGCCAGGCAGCATGCGTTTGATCAGAAGATTGTGTATTTGTTAGCTTTTTGCTTGCTTGTGTATGTTCCTAACATTTCGCTTTGCTGAAGAATGGTGGTCAGAAATCTAAGTTCATCATAACTGTTGTTTAGAATACAAGTTTGGGCTGTTTGCTTTGTTCTCATTCTTCTGCCACAAATTATGCCACAGTCTTCTGTAGAATGAGAATAAACAGTGATGAGAACAACAATGAAAAACTTAAAATGATTTTCACAGAATAAAAGGAAGAGCAAAAACGTTCAGAAAGTCAGAAGCAAATACAGTGCAGTGTGTCTTTGGTTTCAACTGGGACCCACTGTGGGTTCCAAAATCAATAgatattcaagtcccattatatgcgaTTTGGATATTTgggtttgcgggggggggggggggtgtatggaTTTATGtcgtgaatggttgaatctgtgggtacaAAAAGCCGATTGTGCTGTCAGGGCCTCCAAAAAGAGCATTAAAATGTGATAGAAAGGA from the Anolis carolinensis isolate JA03-04 chromosome 5, rAnoCar3.1.pri, whole genome shotgun sequence genome contains:
- the tlr3 gene encoding toll-like receptor 3 isoform X2; this translates as MKMISLGWICMPFTLLAICVDGGSAASACKITEEKADCSHLKLVQIPSDLPSNITALDISHNQLRTLPPANLTKYGQLIYLDVGFNTISKLQSPLCLTLPLLKVLNLEHNQLHAFPDKAFTSCDNLRELNLGSNILDVKNEPFKYLKNLQFLDVSHNGLKSIKLGSEQQLESLQELMVSQNKITELKKEDLYFLSNSSLNKLDLSTNPLKEVQSASCHTASH